From a single Micromonospora pallida genomic region:
- a CDS encoding aspartate kinase translates to MNTTVDVLVQKYGGTSLQTLDCVRQAALRVAAARRCGSAVAVVVSARGSRTDELLRLAADVGATEPSRELDQLLAVGECESAALMALTLNGLGVPAVSLTGHQAGIQTTDRHGDALISRIGATRVQAALDGGEVAVVTGFQGVDRAGDVATLGRGGSDTTAVALAARLGASACEIYTDVDGVFSADPRILPAARCLPWVQPGVMAEMAFAGARILHSRCIELAAMEGVEVRVRNASSQAPGTVVVDRPDGQPLETRRAVTAVTHDTDVARVLVHCRDSHRDLAPDVFEVLAAQGTVVDLVARSGPYENEFRMGFTIRRSQANSVRTALHELTASFGGGVHFDENVGKVSVVGMGLLSRPEYTARLMAALAAAGIPTSWISTSQLRLSVIVPLERTVDAVETLHREFQLDRHEPAAAVSTASRQTGTSATSGRSATA, encoded by the coding sequence GTGAATACGACTGTGGATGTGCTGGTCCAGAAATACGGCGGTACCTCGCTCCAGACTCTGGACTGCGTTCGGCAGGCCGCCCTGCGTGTCGCGGCGGCGCGGCGGTGCGGATCGGCGGTGGCCGTGGTGGTCTCGGCGCGCGGCAGCAGGACCGACGAGCTGCTGCGGTTGGCAGCGGACGTCGGTGCCACCGAGCCGTCCCGGGAACTGGACCAGTTGCTGGCCGTCGGCGAGTGCGAGTCGGCGGCGCTGATGGCGCTCACCCTGAACGGGCTGGGGGTGCCGGCGGTCTCGCTGACCGGCCACCAGGCCGGGATCCAGACCACCGACCGGCACGGCGACGCGCTCATCTCGCGGATCGGGGCCACCCGCGTGCAGGCGGCACTGGACGGTGGCGAGGTCGCCGTGGTGACGGGCTTCCAGGGGGTGGACCGCGCCGGGGACGTCGCCACGCTCGGCCGGGGTGGCTCCGACACCACCGCCGTCGCGCTGGCGGCGCGACTCGGTGCCTCGGCGTGCGAGATCTACACCGACGTGGACGGCGTCTTCAGCGCCGACCCCCGCATCCTGCCCGCGGCCCGCTGCCTGCCGTGGGTCCAGCCCGGCGTCATGGCGGAGATGGCGTTCGCCGGCGCGCGGATCCTGCACTCCCGCTGCATCGAACTCGCCGCCATGGAAGGGGTCGAAGTGCGCGTCCGCAACGCGTCGTCACAGGCGCCCGGCACCGTCGTCGTGGACCGCCCGGACGGCCAGCCGCTGGAGACCCGGCGGGCCGTCACGGCGGTGACCCACGACACCGACGTGGCGCGGGTGCTGGTGCACTGCCGGGACAGCCACCGGGACCTGGCTCCCGACGTGTTCGAGGTGCTGGCCGCCCAGGGCACGGTGGTGGACCTGGTGGCCCGGTCCGGGCCGTACGAGAACGAGTTCCGGATGGGGTTCACCATCCGCCGCAGCCAGGCCAACTCGGTGCGGACCGCCCTGCACGAGCTGACCGCCTCCTTCGGCGGGGGCGTGCACTTCGACGAGAACGTCGGCAAGGTGTCGGTGGTCGGAATGGGCCTGCTCAGCCGTCCCGAGTACACCGCCCGGCTGATGGCGGCCCTGGCCGCGGCCGGGATCCCGACAAGCTGGATCTCCACCTCCCAGCTGCGGCTGTCCGTGATCGTGCCGCTGGAACGCACCGTCGACGCCGTCGAGACCCTGCACCGCGAGTTCCAGCTCGACCGGCACGAGCCGGCAGCCGCCGTCTCCACCGCGTCCCGGCAGACCGGCACGTCCGCGACCTCCGGCCGTTCCGCCACCGCTTGA
- a CDS encoding amidohydrolase family protein has translation MDECGLERAVVCAGGTIDLDRLSRQLVEGGHVETDADNDAVLAACAGTDGRLVPFFFANPYRPPEVYRARAAEFRGLEVSPAVHGVALADPRVADLVAVAAEFDHPVYTVCLERPGAGVADLVTLGRRFPQVNFVLGHSGIGNIDLYALTLIQDEPNILLETSGGYTCVVEAALRRLGAGRVLFGSEYPLQHPTVELAKYQALRIPPEQWRQVAWDNAHRLLGEEKR, from the coding sequence TTGGACGAGTGCGGGCTGGAGCGGGCGGTGGTCTGCGCGGGCGGCACCATCGACCTGGACCGGCTGTCCCGCCAGCTCGTCGAGGGCGGGCACGTCGAGACCGACGCCGACAACGACGCGGTGCTGGCCGCCTGCGCGGGCACCGACGGCCGTCTGGTGCCGTTCTTCTTCGCCAACCCGTACCGCCCGCCCGAGGTCTACCGCGCCAGGGCCGCCGAGTTCCGCGGCCTGGAGGTCTCGCCCGCCGTGCACGGCGTCGCCCTGGCCGATCCCCGGGTCGCCGACCTCGTCGCCGTGGCGGCCGAGTTCGACCACCCGGTGTACACGGTCTGCCTGGAACGTCCGGGCGCGGGCGTGGCCGACCTGGTCACCCTGGGCCGCCGGTTCCCACAGGTGAACTTCGTGCTCGGCCACAGCGGCATCGGCAACATCGACCTCTACGCGCTCACCCTGATCCAGGACGAACCCAACATCCTGCTGGAGACCTCCGGCGGCTACACGTGCGTGGTCGAGGCGGCGCTGCGCCGCCTCGGCGCCGGTCGGGTGCTGTTCGGCTCCGAGTACCCGCTCCAGCACCCGACCGTGGAACTGGCCAAGTACCAGGCGCTGCGGATCCCGCCCGAGCAGTGGCGGCAGGTCGCCTGGGACAACGCGCATCGACTGCTGGGAGAAGAGAAGCGGTGA
- a CDS encoding 3-dehydroquinate synthase II: MKLCWLDIRNVDGAKAAIVEEAVHQRVDAIVAADPADLEPLPPTVKKVLFPQGQPLPEKLAPADLVIVEPARHGDPAALAQQYPDVEFGRYVEIVDADSLEDACRAARHERWSLLYFRDPTKIPLEIVLAAAAGADGSIITQVADVEEAEIVFGVLEHGSDGVMLAPHIPGEATALRTAAVSRAADLELVELEVTGIRRVGMGERACVDTCTNFRLDEGILVGSHSTGMILCCSETHPLPYMPTRPFRVNAGALHSYTLSANGRTNYLSELTSGGRVLAVDSQGKSRIVTVGRVKIETRPLLAIDAVSPSGVTVNLIVQDDWHVRVLGPGGTVLNVTELTAGTKVLGYLPVEKRHVGYPIDEFCIEK; the protein is encoded by the coding sequence GTGAAGCTGTGCTGGCTGGACATTCGTAACGTCGACGGCGCCAAGGCGGCGATCGTCGAGGAGGCCGTCCACCAGCGGGTGGACGCCATCGTGGCGGCCGACCCGGCCGACCTGGAACCGCTTCCCCCGACGGTGAAGAAGGTGCTGTTCCCGCAGGGCCAGCCGCTGCCGGAGAAGCTGGCCCCCGCCGACCTGGTCATCGTCGAGCCGGCCCGGCACGGGGATCCCGCCGCGCTGGCCCAGCAGTACCCGGACGTGGAGTTCGGCCGGTACGTGGAGATCGTCGACGCGGACAGCCTCGAGGACGCCTGCCGCGCCGCGCGCCACGAGCGGTGGAGCCTGCTGTACTTCCGGGACCCCACCAAGATCCCGCTGGAGATCGTGCTGGCCGCCGCAGCCGGCGCGGACGGCAGCATCATCACCCAGGTGGCCGACGTCGAGGAGGCGGAGATCGTCTTCGGGGTCCTCGAACACGGCTCCGACGGCGTGATGCTCGCCCCCCACATCCCGGGGGAGGCCACCGCGCTGCGGACCGCCGCAGTCAGCCGGGCGGCGGACCTGGAACTGGTGGAGCTGGAGGTCACCGGAATCCGGCGGGTGGGCATGGGCGAACGCGCCTGCGTGGACACCTGCACGAACTTCCGGCTGGACGAGGGCATCCTGGTCGGCTCGCACTCCACTGGCATGATCCTGTGCTGTAGCGAGACCCACCCCCTGCCGTACATGCCGACCCGGCCGTTCCGGGTCAACGCCGGCGCGCTGCACTCGTACACGCTGTCGGCCAACGGGCGGACCAACTACCTCAGCGAGTTGACCTCCGGCGGTCGGGTGCTCGCCGTCGACTCGCAGGGGAAGTCCCGGATCGTCACCGTGGGCCGGGTCAAGATCGAGACGCGTCCGCTGCTCGCGATCGACGCGGTCTCGCCGTCGGGCGTGACGGTGAACCTCATCGTCCAGGACGACTGGCACGTACGGGTGCTCGGGCCGGGCGGAACGGTGCTGAACGTCACCGAGCTGACCGCGGGCACGAAGGTCCTCGGCTACCTACCGGTCGAGAAGCGGCACGTCGGCTACCCGATCGACGAGTTCTGCATCGAGAAGTGA
- a CDS encoding 2-amino-3,7-dideoxy-D-threo-hept-6-ulosonate synthase, whose protein sequence is MAVLNASFARGLRLRRLFRHGDGRLLVVPLDHSVTDGPLRRDLNALLGELSGTGVDAVVLHKGSLRHVDHGWFGDMSLILHLSVSTRHAPDPDAKYLVAHVEEALRLGADAVSVHVNLGSPQEARQIADLAAVAGECERWNVPLLAMVYARGPQISNPRAPELVAHAATLAADLGADIVKTDYAGTPEQMADVVRACPIPLIVAGGARSTDPATVLAYVSDALRGGAVGVAMGRNVFQADRPGWMAAEVARLVHEPRHAPDRADADTRLALTY, encoded by the coding sequence GTGGCTGTACTCAACGCCTCGTTCGCCCGAGGCCTCCGCCTGCGTCGCCTGTTCCGGCACGGCGACGGCCGCCTGCTCGTCGTCCCGCTCGACCATTCCGTTACCGACGGGCCGCTGCGTCGCGACCTGAACGCCCTGCTCGGTGAACTGTCCGGCACCGGGGTCGACGCCGTGGTCCTGCACAAGGGCAGTCTCCGCCACGTCGACCACGGCTGGTTCGGCGACATGTCGCTGATCCTGCACCTGAGCGTGAGCACCAGGCACGCTCCGGATCCGGACGCGAAGTACCTGGTCGCGCACGTGGAGGAGGCGCTGCGGCTGGGCGCCGACGCGGTCAGCGTGCACGTCAACCTGGGCTCACCCCAGGAGGCCCGGCAGATTGCCGACCTGGCGGCCGTGGCGGGGGAGTGTGAACGCTGGAACGTCCCGCTGCTCGCCATGGTGTACGCCCGGGGACCGCAGATCAGCAACCCACGGGCACCGGAACTCGTGGCACACGCCGCGACCCTGGCCGCCGACCTCGGCGCGGACATCGTCAAGACCGACTACGCCGGCACCCCCGAGCAGATGGCCGACGTCGTCCGCGCCTGTCCCATCCCGCTCATCGTGGCCGGCGGCGCCCGCTCGACCGACCCCGCGACCGTACTGGCCTACGTGTCGGACGCGCTGCGCGGCGGTGCCGTCGGAGTGGCGATGGGGCGCAACGTCTTCCAGGCCGACCGGCCCGGCTGGATGGCCGCCGAGGTCGCGCGGCTGGTGCACGAACCACGGCACGCCCCGGACCGGGCCGACGCCGACACCCGGCTCGCCCTCACCTACTGA
- a CDS encoding phenylacetate--CoA ligase family protein, producing the protein MNELSPDLPQLGQWHGPEDLQRLQEKQLSQTVTWAARSPFYRERLNSAALPATAADLAGLPLTTKQDLRDNYPFGMLAVPKARLATYHESSGTAGKPTPSYYTAEDWTDLAERFARKWIGMSAEDVFLVRTPYALLLTGHLAHAAGRLRGATVVPGDNRSLAMPYARVVRVMHDLEVTLTWSVPTECLIWAAAATAAGHRPDADFPALRALFVGGEPLTDARRRRISRLWGVPVIEEYGSTETGSLAGECQYGRMHLWADRALFEVYDPQTGTVSAEGDGQLVVTPLFREAMPLLRYNLEDDVSVSYDDCDCGWKLPTVRVLGRAAFGYRVGNATITQHRLEEIVFSLPESHGVVFWRAKAEPTTLRIEIEVAEEHRAAAQAELTASVRAAFGVDSEVVGLAPGTLVPREALTNMPDVVKPRSLFGPDEDWGKALLYY; encoded by the coding sequence GTGAACGAGTTAAGCCCTGACCTGCCCCAACTCGGCCAGTGGCACGGGCCGGAAGACCTGCAGCGCCTACAGGAGAAGCAGCTTTCGCAGACCGTCACCTGGGCGGCCCGCTCGCCGTTCTACCGCGAGCGGCTGAACTCGGCGGCCCTGCCCGCCACCGCCGCCGACCTCGCCGGCCTGCCGCTGACCACCAAGCAGGACCTACGGGACAACTACCCCTTCGGGATGCTCGCCGTCCCGAAGGCACGGCTGGCCACCTATCACGAGTCGAGCGGGACCGCCGGCAAGCCCACGCCCTCCTACTACACGGCAGAGGACTGGACCGACCTGGCCGAGCGGTTCGCCCGCAAGTGGATCGGGATGTCGGCCGAAGACGTCTTCCTGGTGCGTACGCCGTACGCGCTGCTGCTGACCGGGCATCTCGCGCACGCCGCCGGACGGCTGCGCGGGGCCACCGTGGTGCCCGGCGACAACCGGTCGCTGGCCATGCCGTACGCCCGGGTGGTCCGGGTCATGCACGACCTGGAGGTCACGCTGACCTGGTCGGTGCCGACCGAATGCCTCATCTGGGCCGCCGCGGCGACCGCGGCCGGACACCGCCCCGACGCCGACTTCCCCGCGCTGCGGGCGCTGTTCGTCGGCGGCGAGCCGCTCACCGACGCCCGCCGTCGCCGGATCAGCCGGCTGTGGGGGGTGCCGGTCATCGAGGAGTACGGCTCCACGGAGACCGGCAGCCTCGCCGGCGAGTGCCAGTACGGCCGGATGCACCTGTGGGCCGACCGGGCGCTCTTCGAGGTGTACGACCCGCAGACCGGCACGGTCAGCGCGGAGGGGGACGGCCAACTGGTGGTCACGCCGCTGTTCCGCGAGGCGATGCCGCTGCTGCGCTACAACCTCGAGGACGACGTGTCGGTCTCCTACGACGACTGCGACTGCGGCTGGAAGCTGCCCACGGTCCGGGTGCTCGGCCGGGCGGCGTTCGGCTACCGGGTCGGCAACGCCACGATCACCCAGCACCGGCTGGAGGAGATCGTCTTCTCCCTGCCGGAGTCCCACGGGGTGGTGTTCTGGCGGGCCAAGGCGGAACCGACGACGCTGCGGATCGAGATTGAGGTGGCCGAGGAACACCGGGCCGCCGCCCAGGCGGAGCTGACCGCCTCGGTACGGGCCGCGTTCGGGGTCGACAGCGAGGTCGTCGGGCTGGCCCCGGGGACGCTGGTACCGCGCGAGGCACTGACCAACATGCCGGACGTGGTCAAGCCGCGCAGCCTGTTCGGACCCGACGAGGACTGGGGCAAAGCGCTCCTCTACTACTGA